One window from the genome of Desulforamulus ruminis DSM 2154 encodes:
- a CDS encoding GerAB/ArcD/ProY family transporter, whose amino-acid sequence MAKDVDAAMISNRQFTFILILFITSTADVFLPSISVQLAGRDTWLAVMVAAFIASGIVLIQAELAQRFPGQPPSAYAGKLLGPLGGALFIFCYLFFLFYLTAVVIGELVQITNSIFFSNTPNILIVLLLTLAAGYAALLGLEVVARVIEFVFPLGLLIRILIVAFALSDLEMIRFMPVLEHGVGPVLQSSMRITAWLGEGVILLFLAQFIKSPAAYKKSMLAAIWTVAFLLLLSSLSVGLFGSQQAADITFSLFEIIRILEFGGSRGFEAILMVFWYSATFFKVSILMIILFTTLQKITRAEATRTLLLPLILLVTILPLFLSSEVSKTLLILKNTWPGLALTFELLLPALLLMIGLLKKKNNRGGSQNES is encoded by the coding sequence ATGGCCAAGGACGTTGATGCAGCTATGATCTCCAACCGGCAATTTACCTTTATATTGATTCTTTTTATAACTTCCACGGCGGATGTTTTTCTTCCTTCCATCTCCGTCCAGTTGGCCGGACGGGATACCTGGCTTGCGGTAATGGTTGCAGCCTTCATCGCCAGTGGCATTGTCTTGATCCAGGCCGAACTGGCGCAAAGGTTTCCGGGCCAGCCCCCTAGTGCTTATGCCGGTAAATTGCTGGGGCCGCTGGGGGGAGCTTTGTTCATTTTCTGCTACCTGTTCTTTCTATTCTATCTTACCGCTGTGGTCATCGGGGAACTGGTACAGATAACCAACTCTATTTTTTTTAGCAATACACCCAATATACTCATTGTCTTATTGCTTACTCTTGCGGCAGGCTACGCAGCACTACTGGGGCTTGAAGTGGTGGCCCGGGTGATTGAGTTTGTCTTTCCCCTGGGCCTCTTGATACGCATACTGATTGTGGCTTTTGCACTGAGCGACCTGGAAATGATCCGGTTTATGCCGGTTCTGGAGCATGGCGTCGGTCCGGTTCTCCAGTCTTCCATGCGCATTACCGCATGGCTGGGCGAAGGGGTCATTTTATTGTTCCTGGCACAATTTATTAAATCCCCGGCAGCCTACAAAAAGTCCATGTTAGCGGCCATTTGGACGGTTGCCTTTTTGCTCCTGCTGAGTTCCTTATCCGTTGGCTTGTTCGGTTCCCAGCAGGCTGCAGATATTACTTTTTCACTTTTTGAAATCATTCGTATTTTAGAGTTTGGCGGGAGTCGTGGTTTTGAGGCCATCCTAATGGTTTTCTGGTATTCGGCGACCTTTTTCAAAGTATCCATTTTAATGATTATCCTGTTTACAACCCTGCAGAAAATCACCCGGGCTGAAGCCACCCGCACTTTACTGTTGCCCCTGATTCTGTTGGTTACCATTCTGCCGCTATTTTTATCTTCGGAAGTGAGCAAAACCCTGCTTATTCTTAAAAATACCTGGCCGGGCCTGGCCCTGACCTTTGAATTGCTGCTTCCGGCCCTATTGCTGATGATTGGCCTTCTGAAAAAAAAGAACAACCGGGGTGGGTCGCAAAATGAAAGCTGA
- a CDS encoding GerAB/ArcD/ProY family transporter translates to MKAEAQISSWQATAYIVILILPTAILFVPATTAASAGPDAWLSLLAALVFGLLVAGIASALASRFPQETPVEYAPRLLGRYLGKLVGLIFACYFYYVAYFVQRQFTELMSTTYLFNTPVLVNIGLLTLIACYALYLGMEPLARTNTVITCFFLISIVVIFLLILKHIRLENFTPLLATPPGKILFGALSPGSWFGECAVILMLAPFLADKKKIARITFGAVLIVFFSMVLVTIGAVGLFGPETTSRLVFPTFSLARYTMIETFMSLDRVDVLFMAVWVAGMAFKLTTFFYAGTLAFAQLFGLKSYRPLIIPGGILLTVLSLNSWTNIAELMEFSAQVFPPSVSFVNFFLTFLLYLISFKEPSPGGQ, encoded by the coding sequence ATGAAAGCTGAAGCTCAAATTTCCTCTTGGCAGGCAACCGCCTATATCGTGATCCTGATCCTTCCCACCGCCATTTTATTTGTCCCAGCCACTACTGCCGCCTCAGCCGGTCCGGATGCTTGGCTGTCCCTGCTGGCGGCCTTGGTTTTCGGACTTCTGGTAGCAGGAATCGCCTCGGCCCTGGCCTCCCGCTTTCCCCAGGAAACACCGGTGGAATACGCACCCAGGCTGCTGGGCCGATATCTGGGTAAGCTGGTGGGTTTGATCTTCGCCTGTTACTTTTATTACGTGGCCTACTTTGTACAGAGGCAGTTCACGGAACTAATGTCCACTACCTATTTATTCAATACGCCGGTTTTAGTCAATATCGGCTTGTTAACGCTTATTGCCTGTTACGCCCTGTACCTGGGCATGGAACCGCTGGCCCGTACCAATACCGTGATTACCTGTTTTTTTCTGATCAGTATCGTGGTCATATTTTTACTCATCCTAAAACACATTCGGCTGGAAAATTTTACACCGTTATTGGCCACTCCTCCGGGTAAAATCCTCTTTGGAGCGCTCTCTCCAGGCAGTTGGTTCGGGGAGTGTGCGGTCATTTTGATGCTGGCGCCTTTTCTGGCGGATAAAAAAAAGATTGCCCGGATTACCTTCGGGGCTGTCCTTATCGTTTTTTTCAGCATGGTTTTGGTCACCATCGGCGCCGTAGGACTTTTCGGACCCGAGACCACTTCCAGGCTGGTGTTCCCTACTTTCTCCCTGGCCCGCTACACCATGATCGAAACCTTTATGTCCCTGGATCGTGTGGATGTTTTGTTTATGGCCGTCTGGGTAGCCGGTATGGCCTTTAAATTAACCACCTTTTTTTATGCCGGTACCCTGGCCTTTGCCCAGTTATTTGGACTTAAATCCTACCGGCCGTTGATCATTCCCGGAGGAATCCTGTTAACGGTTTTATCTTTGAACTCCTGGACCAATATTGCGGAATTGA